One Streptomyces lincolnensis genomic region harbors:
- a CDS encoding APC family permease: protein MTTTEQPASGKHGDDDAELTEFGYKPELKRTLGNFHTFAAGISYISILTGTFQLFYFGYGSGGPAYWWSWPMVFVGQFMVALCFAELAARYPVAGSVYNWSKKIGNPHLGWLAGWMMLTASIVSISAVSLAYQLTLPQISSAFQFVGDGSGTYDVATNAVILAAVLILFTTLVNAFGVKLMATINTAGVFIELIATVVLIVLFAVHITRGPQVVMETNGTGAAHGAGYLGAFLVASLASAYVMYGFDTAASLGEESLDPTRNAPRAIIRAIVASFVLGGLILLLALMSVSSLKGEQLSTDGLQYVVLDVLGSTAGKAMLWCVLIAVTVCALAVHTAAVRLAFAMARDNNLPASARLAKCHPRFRTPVLPTVIIGILALAILVVNIRQPQIFTVVTSIGIIMIYLAYLGVTVPMLVARLRGRWQPAGDGRFSLGRWGLPVNIVAVLWGTTMTLNLIWPRAEVYNATAPYHWYLRWGAVLFVAVIAGGGFAYYWFVQRHKTGVLAEHRVADTGLPAEDRT, encoded by the coding sequence ATGACGACGACCGAGCAACCAGCGTCCGGAAAACACGGTGACGACGACGCCGAACTCACCGAGTTCGGCTACAAGCCCGAACTCAAGCGCACCCTCGGCAACTTCCACACCTTCGCCGCCGGGATCAGCTACATCTCGATCCTCACCGGTACCTTCCAGCTGTTCTACTTCGGCTACGGCAGCGGCGGCCCCGCCTACTGGTGGTCCTGGCCGATGGTGTTCGTCGGCCAGTTCATGGTCGCCCTGTGTTTCGCGGAGCTGGCCGCCCGCTATCCCGTCGCGGGCTCGGTCTACAACTGGTCGAAGAAGATCGGCAATCCGCATCTGGGCTGGCTGGCCGGCTGGATGATGCTGACCGCGTCCATCGTGTCCATCTCGGCCGTGTCCCTGGCCTACCAGTTGACGCTCCCGCAGATCTCGTCGGCGTTCCAGTTCGTGGGCGACGGCTCCGGCACGTACGACGTGGCGACCAACGCGGTCATCCTGGCCGCGGTGCTGATCCTGTTCACGACCCTGGTGAACGCCTTCGGCGTCAAGCTGATGGCCACGATCAACACGGCGGGCGTGTTCATCGAGTTGATCGCCACCGTCGTACTGATCGTCCTGTTCGCCGTCCACATCACCCGCGGCCCCCAGGTCGTCATGGAGACCAACGGCACCGGGGCGGCCCACGGCGCCGGTTATCTGGGCGCCTTCCTGGTGGCCTCGCTGGCCTCGGCCTACGTCATGTACGGCTTCGACACCGCCGCCTCCCTCGGCGAGGAGTCCCTGGACCCGACCCGTAACGCGCCGCGCGCGATCATCCGGGCGATCGTCGCCTCGTTCGTCCTCGGCGGCCTGATCCTGCTGCTCGCGCTCATGAGCGTCTCCAGCCTGAAGGGCGAGCAACTGTCCACGGACGGCCTCCAGTACGTCGTCCTCGACGTACTGGGGTCCACGGCGGGCAAGGCGATGCTGTGGTGCGTGCTGATCGCGGTCACCGTGTGCGCCCTGGCGGTGCACACGGCCGCGGTCCGGCTGGCGTTCGCGATGGCCCGCGACAACAACCTCCCCGCGTCCGCGCGGCTGGCCAAGTGCCACCCGCGCTTCCGGACACCGGTGCTGCCGACCGTGATCATCGGGATCCTCGCGCTGGCGATCCTCGTCGTCAACATCCGTCAGCCGCAGATCTTCACGGTCGTCACCAGCATCGGCATCATCATGATCTACCTCGCCTACCTGGGCGTCACCGTCCCGATGCTGGTGGCCCGGCTGCGCGGCAGGTGGCAGCCTGCGGGCGACGGCAGGTTCTCACTGGGCCGCTGGGGACTGCCGGTCAACATCGTCGCCGTGCTGTGGGGCACGACGATGACGCTCAACCTGATCTGGCCGCGGGCCGAGGTCTACAACGCCACGGCTCCCTACCACTGGTATCTGCGCTGGGGCGCGGTCCTGTTCGTCGCGGTCATCGCGGGCGGCGGGTTCGCGTACTACTGGTTCGTCCAGCGCCACAAGACCGGCGTGCTCGCCGAGCACCGCGTGGCGGACACCGGCCTGCCGGCCGAAGACCGCACCTGA
- a CDS encoding nitrate- and nitrite sensing domain-containing protein, which produces MRFRGKSIRRKIVALLLVPLVSLIAIWGFATVLTGREVAQLFHVSSVVEKIGYPTEDTVRVLQQERRQTLVYLADPRASDALSALRGTRDATDDAVAKFRKNAQDPDVRDGMDADDDERVTAVLDGFDGLDPLRRSVEEGTVTRSEALGLYNRLVDPCYSLLAAVDGVDNVELDKQSRALVNVTRARELLSREDALLGSALVVGKVSREESREVSDLVAQRTLLYDISLPVLPASERERFQSFWKNATTAPLRSAEQAVIGSESGTPNSVTAKSWDTAAGGVLDELATLDDQAGDRYQDRVQPNAMGVIVKAAVAGVLGLVALLFSLVLSVRVGRTLIRDLRQLRLEAHEASGVRLPSVMRRLSAGEQVDVETEVPRLEYDKNEIGEVGQALNTLQRAAVEAAVKQAELRAGVSEVFVNLARRSQVLLHKQLTLLDTMERRTEDTDELADLFRLDHLTTRMRRHAEGLVILSGAAPSRQWRKPVQLMDVVRAAVAEVEDYERVEVRRLPRVAVTGPAVADLTHLVAELLENATVFSPPHTAVQVLGERVANGFTLEIHDRGLGMAADALLDANLRLAETPEFELSDTDRLGLFVVSRLAQRQNVRVSLQPSPYGGTTAVVFIPDTLLTDDVPDTNGIGFRLDRPTPTKEAELEQAHTTSLSKTSAPQLPGLAASVLDGPVELEAPVDLDALGDFPGALDDEDSERGGLFRPRRSLARIEETAVGHPGEEAHEGLGNGGAGTAGTDEDAHDAPVPLSRRHTPKLVSSHGRPVTEQRSRRDETDEEPPVGPNRSRPQTPAPLPSRRRTAGPQRLGTGVADRVDLDEQRAGGPAAPGREPAGDSGPPALPRRTRRAEIASSGPGEPAQGTGGGAPRETGTAPLGTSGSGTAPLPRRVRQANLAPQLKQSPRRRTDDRAGLDERDADEVRSRMASLQRGWQRGREENAAVDDTDTDSGTAPQRTTKGDGR; this is translated from the coding sequence ATGCGCTTTCGCGGGAAGTCGATCCGCCGGAAGATCGTGGCGCTGCTTCTCGTGCCGCTGGTGTCCCTGATCGCGATCTGGGGCTTCGCCACGGTACTGACGGGCCGGGAAGTCGCCCAGTTGTTCCACGTGTCGTCGGTCGTCGAGAAGATCGGCTACCCCACCGAGGACACCGTCCGGGTGCTCCAGCAGGAGCGCCGCCAGACCCTCGTCTACCTCGCCGACCCCCGGGCGTCCGACGCGCTGTCCGCGCTGCGCGGCACCCGTGACGCCACCGACGACGCCGTCGCCAAGTTCCGGAAGAACGCCCAGGACCCCGACGTCCGCGACGGCATGGACGCGGACGACGACGAACGCGTCACCGCCGTCCTGGACGGCTTCGACGGCCTCGACCCCCTGCGGCGCAGCGTCGAGGAGGGCACGGTGACCCGGTCCGAGGCCCTCGGCCTCTACAACCGCCTCGTCGACCCCTGCTACTCACTGCTGGCCGCCGTCGACGGCGTCGACAACGTGGAACTCGACAAGCAGTCCCGCGCCCTGGTGAACGTGACACGGGCCCGGGAACTGCTCTCCCGCGAGGACGCCCTGCTCGGCTCCGCACTGGTGGTGGGGAAGGTCTCCCGCGAGGAGAGCCGCGAGGTCTCCGACCTCGTCGCCCAGCGCACCCTGCTCTACGACATCAGCCTGCCGGTGCTGCCCGCCTCCGAGCGCGAGCGCTTCCAGAGCTTCTGGAAGAACGCCACCACCGCGCCGCTGCGCTCCGCCGAACAGGCCGTCATCGGCTCCGAGTCCGGCACCCCGAACTCCGTGACCGCCAAGAGCTGGGACACCGCGGCCGGCGGTGTGCTCGACGAACTCGCCACGCTCGACGACCAGGCGGGCGACCGCTACCAGGACCGCGTTCAGCCGAACGCGATGGGCGTCATCGTCAAGGCCGCCGTCGCCGGCGTCCTCGGTCTGGTCGCCCTGCTCTTCTCGCTCGTCCTGTCCGTGCGCGTCGGCCGCACGCTCATCCGCGACCTGAGGCAACTGCGCCTGGAGGCCCACGAGGCGTCCGGCGTGCGGCTGCCGAGCGTGATGCGCCGCCTCTCCGCGGGCGAACAGGTCGACGTGGAGACCGAGGTCCCGCGCCTGGAGTACGACAAGAACGAGATCGGCGAGGTCGGCCAGGCCCTCAACACCCTCCAGCGCGCCGCCGTCGAGGCCGCCGTCAAGCAGGCCGAACTCCGCGCCGGCGTCTCCGAGGTCTTCGTGAACCTCGCCCGCCGCAGCCAGGTCCTGCTCCACAAGCAGCTGACCCTGCTCGACACCATGGAGCGCAGGACCGAGGACACCGACGAACTCGCCGACCTCTTCCGCCTCGACCACCTGACCACCCGCATGCGCCGGCACGCCGAGGGTCTGGTGATCCTCTCCGGCGCGGCCCCCTCCCGGCAGTGGCGCAAACCCGTCCAGCTCATGGACGTCGTACGCGCGGCCGTCGCCGAGGTCGAGGACTACGAACGCGTCGAGGTCCGCCGCCTCCCCCGGGTCGCGGTCACCGGCCCGGCCGTCGCCGACCTCACCCATCTCGTCGCCGAACTCCTGGAGAACGCCACGGTGTTCTCCCCGCCGCACACCGCCGTGCAGGTACTGGGCGAACGCGTCGCCAACGGCTTCACCCTGGAGATCCACGACCGTGGTCTCGGCATGGCGGCCGACGCGCTGCTGGACGCCAACCTCCGGCTCGCCGAGACGCCCGAGTTCGAACTCTCCGACACCGACCGCCTGGGCCTGTTCGTGGTCAGCCGGCTCGCCCAGCGGCAGAACGTCCGGGTCTCGCTCCAGCCGTCCCCGTACGGCGGCACGACGGCTGTCGTCTTCATCCCGGACACCCTGCTGACGGACGACGTCCCGGACACCAACGGCATCGGCTTCCGCCTGGACCGGCCCACGCCGACCAAGGAGGCCGAGCTGGAGCAGGCCCACACCACCTCGCTCTCCAAGACCTCGGCCCCGCAGCTGCCCGGCCTGGCGGCCTCCGTCCTGGACGGCCCGGTCGAGCTGGAGGCGCCCGTCGATCTCGACGCCCTCGGTGACTTCCCCGGCGCGCTCGACGACGAGGACAGCGAACGCGGCGGACTGTTCCGGCCACGCCGCTCCCTCGCGCGCATCGAGGAGACCGCGGTCGGCCACCCGGGCGAGGAGGCCCACGAGGGTCTCGGCAACGGCGGCGCGGGGACGGCCGGCACCGACGAGGACGCCCACGACGCACCGGTCCCGCTGTCCCGGCGCCACACCCCCAAGCTGGTCAGCTCGCACGGCCGCCCGGTCACCGAGCAGCGGTCACGGCGTGACGAGACGGACGAGGAGCCCCCGGTGGGCCCGAACCGGTCCCGCCCGCAGACACCGGCCCCCCTGCCCTCGCGCAGGCGCACGGCAGGACCGCAGCGCCTCGGAACCGGCGTCGCCGACCGCGTCGACCTCGACGAGCAGCGCGCCGGGGGCCCGGCCGCCCCGGGCCGCGAGCCCGCGGGGGATTCCGGCCCGCCCGCTCTGCCGAGGCGCACCCGGCGCGCGGAGATCGCCTCCAGCGGCCCGGGCGAGCCCGCCCAGGGCACCGGCGGCGGAGCCCCGCGAGAGACCGGTACCGCCCCCCTGGGCACCAGCGGTTCCGGGACGGCCCCGCTGCCCCGGCGCGTGCGGCAGGCCAATCTGGCACCGCAGTTGAAGCAGAGTCCCCGGCGGCGGACCGACGACCGGGCAGGGCTCGACGAGCGGGACGCCGACGAGGTACGCAGCCGCATGGCCTCGCTCCAGCGTGGCTGGCAGCGCGGCCGCGAGGAGAACGCCGCGGTCGACGACACCGACACCGACAGCGGCACAGCACCACAACGAACGACTAAGGGGGACGGTCGATGA